In Candidatus Hydrogenedens sp., the genomic window TATGCATTGGTTTATAGAAGAAGGAAAACGGGTTAAAGTTGTTCCGGAGGAGTCAGAGTTTCATCTTTGTTGAAAGATATATCTGAAGAAGGTTCATATAACTTTTTTTCCATTACAATTGCATCCTCTTGTGTTCTCACATAATATTTGTAGCGAATACCAATTGTTTGAAACCCCATTTTTTCATATAAACAGCGTGCAGGATGATTACTTTCTCTCACTTCCAAGATTATTTTTTTGGCGTGTTCTTTTTTGACTTGACTAAAAATAAAATTCATAAATAATGTTCCCAGTCCTTTTCTACGGTATTCTGGTGCAACAGTAAATTTTGTAATATGTGCTTCATCTGCCCCTAACCAATACCCAGCGTAACCAATTAAATTGTCCTCGATAAAGAATACAAAAAACTTGCCCATTTGATTATCTATTTCAGGCAAGAAAAGTTCTCTTGACCATGCATCGGGGTACGACATGACCTCCAATGAGTGAACCCTATCTACATGTTCCTCTTTCATGAGATATATCTTGATTTGGGTATTATCAGGTCCAATTATTATGTCGAAAGGTTCTGACATTTTCTTCTTTTTTCTTCAGGTTGTGATAAACGAAGATATATTGGAAGTATCTCATCTATATCTTTTCTGTATCCTTGCTCCCAAAGCATTAACGCTTCAATACCAACTGTTGTTGCACGTGGATGACTCCACCAATCTTCGCCCTGGATGACATCAGGGATAGATTCTTGAATATTTTTTTGATATAGATTGGCACCTTCACCGAAGATATAAATAGGGAATGGAGACGAGTCTTTGCATGTTCTCAATAAATTTAGAAATTCTTCTATACTTCCTAAAAAATTTTCGTATACTTTTTGTCTCTCTCCTTTAGTAAATTGATAAATCCCTGCGTAAACTTCTTTCATACGAGCATCAAGAATGGGGCATACAATCGCATTGTAAAAGGGGGCTAATCGTGTCATTGCGTCTAATGTGGATACACCTACGAGTGGAATATTCTTTGCAATAGCGAGCCCTTTCCATGTGGCAAGCCCTATTCTTAACCCCGTAAAGGAACCAGGACCTAAGGACACAGCCAATAAATTTACATCATCAATAGTTAGTTGAACTTCATCAAAAAGAGATTGAACTATGGGAATTATTCTTTCTGAATGTTTTTTCCCAGCACAAATAGAAATTTCCCCTAATGATTTGTTTTTATTGAGCAACGCTACGGTATTTACGTCTGTGCTTGTGTCTACTGATAAAACTATCATATTTAAAATAAAATACCTTTTTATTAAATTAATTATGATAAGTTCATATATTAAAAAATAAATTATCTAAATTAGAGGAGATTTGTTTTCTTATTTGTTTAAGGTGTTTGATAAATTCTTAATTAACATTTTAAGTTCTTTTCCCGCCTTGAAAGTTACTACATAGCGGTTAGGTACTTCAACGACTTCGCCTGTTTTCGGATTTCTGCCCTTTCTTGGGGCTCTTTTTTTTACATCAAATACACCAAAATTGCGTATTTCCCATCGTTTCCCTTTGCCCAGACTGTTTACAATAATTTCCAATGCGGTATCGATGGTTTTGGCAACATCGCTCTGGGTAAACCCCAATTTTTCAGAGACGAGATTGACCAAATCTTTTTTGGTCATGGTGTTTGACTGCATTTCATTTCCAGGTTCCATTATTGGACTCCTTATGTAAGGTTGTTTTTTTCATAATCTAATTGTAAAATGTATTTAATCACTAATTATATTATATATTCAAATATTTTTTAATAATAAATCAAAAATTATTATTTAGGAGATTAAAGATGTCTAAAAAGAAAAATAGTTTATTAGTCCTATTGATTTTTATATTAGGTTTTTTTGTTGGACTGGATTTTGATGATTTTGTAGGTTGGATATTAAAAAAGCCTATCCCAATTGGAGAATTAACTAAACCGCCGGAAGGTGAAGGTTGGATAGATTTGCTTTCATCAGAAAATAGGCTATTTTGGAAAAATGTTACTGATGAGAAAGATATATTTGAGATTCAAGAGGATGGGACTATTCATATTTTTGGGAGAACATTGTATCCATTGAGGTATGTAGGTTATGTAGGACAGAGTTTTTC contains:
- the rimI gene encoding ribosomal protein S18-alanine N-acetyltransferase, whose protein sequence is MSEPFDIIIGPDNTQIKIYLMKEEHVDRVHSLEVMSYPDAWSRELFLPEIDNQMGKFFVFFIEDNLIGYAGYWLGADEAHITKFTVAPEYRRKGLGTLFMNFIFSQVKKEHAKKIILEVRESNHPARCLYEKMGFQTIGIRYKYYVRTQEDAIVMEKKLYEPSSDISFNKDETLTPPEQL
- the tsaB gene encoding tRNA (adenosine(37)-N6)-threonylcarbamoyltransferase complex dimerization subunit type 1 TsaB — translated: MIVLSVDTSTDVNTVALLNKNKSLGEISICAGKKHSERIIPIVQSLFDEVQLTIDDVNLLAVSLGPGSFTGLRIGLATWKGLAIAKNIPLVGVSTLDAMTRLAPFYNAIVCPILDARMKEVYAGIYQFTKGERQKVYENFLGSIEEFLNLLRTCKDSSPFPIYIFGEGANLYQKNIQESIPDVIQGEDWWSHPRATTVGIEALMLWEQGYRKDIDEILPIYLRLSQPEEKRRKCQNLST
- a CDS encoding HU family DNA-binding protein, which produces MEPGNEMQSNTMTKKDLVNLVSEKLGFTQSDVAKTIDTALEIIVNSLGKGKRWEIRNFGVFDVKKRAPRKGRNPKTGEVVEVPNRYVVTFKAGKELKMLIKNLSNTLNK